DNA from Desulfurobacteriaceae bacterium:
TCATTTGGAAATTCAAAGTCTATAAGCCATCTTTTAAAGATAGTTTTTGCTATTTCCTCAAGGGTTTTGTTCTGTTCCATTAAATTTTCTATCTGGTCGTCTATACTTCCAAGTATTTCTGCGATTTTTTGTTGTTCGGGAAGGGGAGGAATAGGAAGTTCTATGTTCTCAAATGTTGTCTTATTAATAATTCCCTTAGCAGCGCCTCCTGTGAATTTTAAATGTATATTTTTCTGATAATATCTCAACAAGTAGAAGATGAAGAAGGGATTATGTTCATCGTTAACTATAATAGAATTTATTTGCTGATTAGTAAATGAAGGTTCTTTTGTCATACACATTTTACCTATGGTTGAGCCAATAGAGACAAAACAAATAGACTTTTCAGGTAATAGTAAATTCTTCGCCCTCTCTACCCAATCATGACTAACTTTCCTTTCAACAGTATAGTTGAAACGAATATCAAAACCTTTAATATCTGACGGTGTTATAAAAGGAATAGAACCATCCCAATATTCAGAAATTTTCGTTGGAGGAGTCTTTCCCGTAATAACCTTACCAATTTCCTTTATTTTCTTAACTTTCCATCCTTCAGGAACTTTTATCTCCTCATTCAACTTTAAACCCCAACTTTGCTAAGTTTTGTTTAATCTTCTCCTCAAGTTCTCTTGACTTTCTAAACTGCTCTGCTAACTGCTTTGTCAATCTTTCCATTTTTTCTTCAAACGGTTCACTGTCTTCTTCTATATCTTTAACTCCTACATAGCGTCCCGGTGTTAAGATGTAGTCATTTTCCCTTATTTCATCAATAGTAGCTACTTTGCAGAAACCTTTTATGTCTTTATACTCTGGATAACCTTTTTCTCCCCTATAGCTTCTGTATGTGGAAGCTATCTTTTGAATGTGTTCATCTGTAAGTTCATTTAAGTTTCTTGAGACAGCTTTATAAAGTTCTCTTGCATCTATGAATAAAACTTCTCCTTTGCGATTTCTGAATCTTGGGTCTGCTTTATCTTTAGCTAATATCCAAATACAAGCAGGAATCTGTGTTGTGTAAAAAAGTTTATTTGGAAGCGCTATTATACAGTCAACAAGGTCATCTTCTATGATAGCTTTTCTTATCTCTCCTTCTTTTCCACCAGCAGAAAGCGAACCGTTAGCCATGATAGTTGCACATATACCTTTATCAGCTAAATGATAGATAAAGTGTTGAATCCATAAAAAGTTAGCATTTCCACTCTTTGGTTTGTTAGGGTCTCTCGGAACCATTCCATACTTAAATCTTACATCTCCTTCTAACTCTGAAGAGTTGTAGTTGTTGTAGTTAAAAGGTGGATTTGTAATTATGTAATCTGCTTTTAAAGTTTTATGTAAGTCGTTAGATAATGTGTCTCCTTGTTTTATGTTGTCTATCGGTAAACCGTGAATAGCAAGGTTCATTTTGCATATTCTAACCGTAGCTGGGTTAAGTTCCTGTCCGTAAATACTGAGAGGTTTTCCTCTGTGCTCTTTTACAAATTTTGCACTTTGAACGAACATTCCACCACTTCCACACGCTGGGTCGTAAACTCTCCCTTCTAAAGGTTCTATTAGCTCTACCATTAGCTTAACAACGCACTGAGGAGTAAAGAATTCTCCTCCTTTCTGTCCAAGTTTTTGGGAAAACTGACGCATAAAGTAGCTGTAGATTGTTCCGAAAACGTCTCCTATGCTTTCGTCCTTGTTTTCTATGTGATCCTCATAGTTAATGTTGTTGAAGATATTTAAAAGCTGTCCAAGTTTCTCAGGTGGAATTTGAGACCTTACGTATTCTTTAGGAAGGACACCCTTTAAAGTTGGATTCTCTTTCTCTATAGCAATCATAGCTTCGTCTAAAAGCTTAGGTATTTCAGGTTGAGTAGCTTTTTCTATTAGATAACTCCATCTTGCTTTTTCGGGTATGTAGTAAACACCTACAGACCTGTATTCGTCTTTGTCGTTTAAAATTTCTTCCCTTTCCTCTTCTGTTTCACAGTAGAGCTCACTATTTGGATTCTTAGTTTCTTCTAAGAGCTCGTTTCTTCTTTTTTCAAAAGCATCTGATAGATATTTCAGAAAAACAATTCCTAAAACAATGTCCTTGTATTTCGCAGGATCAATAGCACCCCATAAAGCTGTCGCACTATTCCAAAGGTGATTTTCCAATTCTTTTAACTTTGCTACCATTCTTTACCTCGTGTTTTCTAAGCTTTAAGTTCCTGATTATAAGATTAGTTTTAACTCATCCCTTCTCGGTATAAAAGGAGCATACAGCTTGAAATAAGCTTGACCAATCGCTCCACTAAACATTTCAATCTTAGGTCTTGTTTTCTCCTTCCCAGAACAAAGCGTATGATCTTTAGAGATATCAGGATAATCATCTATATAAACAATTCTTTCTATAAAAAGTTGTCTTGACTTTTTAGCACAAAGCTGACACGGAGAGTCCGTAGAGTATAAAGTTCCACCTGCAACAGACATACCACCTACTTTTGCTGCTTGAAGGAAAGCGTTTTCTTCAGCGTGGAGAGCTCTTTCTCGTGTAGGATTTTTGAAGTTTTTAAAGTCATCTATAATTTTCTTTAATTCCTCTACTCCCTTCACTCCTAAGCTCATAGTTTCTATTCTCTTTTTTGCTTCCTTAATCTTTTCATTTACTTCCTTCTGATTTTGAATATCCTTGAAACAGAAAGGAAAGTTTTTATTCCACTTCTTTCTGTTGTATTCGAACTCATTTAATGCAAAATTCTTAAAATCTGAGGATAACTCATAATCGCTAAACACAAGATTTCCAGCTACTTCACTTGTATCTTCCAATTCTTCTAAGGTTCTATACAGACAAGGAATTTGCTTCTCTGGAACATCATTCCATCCAACTCCTCTAACATATCCATCTTTTCCTGTTACTACAGCTCCTACCTGCCTAGAAATACATCCAGAAGCATAACGAGCAGTAAAAGCTACCTGCATAAATATTTCGTCTTTTGTTGGAGTAACTAATCCAGGATTTAAAATTAAAGCAATGTACTTACCAAGCTGATAAGTTAATAAAGTAATTGATACATCATCATTATTAATAAAAACATCTCCTTTTCCTACACAAAAATTGATATTTTGTTCATAAAGTTCCTCTTTAGAACTTGGTACTTTATTTTCTATACCTTGAAGTTGTTTTATCTCTTCGTCACTCAGTAATATTTTTTCTTTTAGTCTTCTTCTCCTTACATTTTTACTAGCTAGAATAGAGAAAAGATAAAAATTGCTGTATCTATTCCGAAAGTACTCAATTTCAAAGGGATTTCTTAGAGCATCTATTACAAATCTTCCTTTTACAAATTTTCCATCTCTATACTCTGAAAGAATCTTTATACAACGTCTTACTAATTCTGCTAACCAAAAGACAGGTCCTATTTCAAAATCTATGACTTTATTTCCTAACCTTCTTAAGAATCTTCCTAATTCTTGTAGAGTTCTATTTCTGTAAAAGAAAAAGTTATCTTCCTCTTCTCTTTTTAAGCATTTACTCGAGGAAATAATTCCTTTCTTTAAAATTTCTTCCACAACAGATCTATTATATAATGTTTTATAATCTTCTATAGCCTTCACAAAAGCGTCAACCTTTGACTTGTTGTCATCATCCTCTAAAATAGTTTCTGACATTTCTATAAATTTTTTAAGATCTTCCAAAGTCTTTTCTCTCTCACTTTGATCTTCAATTTGTTTTTTCAGCTCTTCTTCAAAGAGAGAAAAAACATTGTTGTAAATATAGATGAACAAAGCTTCCAATATATAACCCGGAAAGATTCCCAAGCATTCATACCCTTATAAAATCTTATCAAACGCTTAGCTCTAAATATTTCTAAATGATCAAATGTTATTTTTCCACTTTTACATTCACTATCAATCCATTTAACGCAATCTACAGGATTATCGCAAAATAACCTTGGAAAATCTTCTCTTCCTAAAATTTCTGCTGTCTTTGAACATCCAGCTCCAAGAGCTCCAGTTAACCCTATAACAATAAAGTTTCCCCTGAGGTGATTATAGATGTTTTCCATCCTTTTTTCTGATGTTGACATCACAACCCTCCCTTCTTTCTTTTCTAAATTTTCTTCCAGCTATTATTTAGCTTTACTTAGCTTTACTTAGTATTACTTACTCTTATTTAACATTATATAACAAAACAAAACAAAGTAATTGTTAACTAAGTAAAAATAGATAACTCTAAATAATAGTTGAATATTAGTTTTTGCTTACAAATTAAATTACTTATCCTAAAAGAAAATTTCCAATCAATAATAGAATTTCTTTTTTCACCTTACCTTACTTAACAAAGTAAAACAAAACAACTCACTGTTGAATTAGGTAAGATAAATTCTTATTTTTGAGGATAAACAACAAAAAGTAGGAGAAAATGTCAAAAACTTCGTTGAAGGTATCACCGACCAACCAGTTAATACTACCTTAGACACAAGACAGATAGGTGAAGCTTATTTAAGCTTAGGATACGGACTAACAGGAAGGAAACCTGCTGAAATAGATAGTTCAGGTTTTATAAACTACAACTCCCTCGACTACTTCTACGCTGGAAGGAATTATAGAAACCTTGCTACTGGAATGACAGAATTGGGAATTAGTGATAGCAACTATACCTACTACAAAAACGCTGGAACGAATGTAAACACAGTAGCACGCAGGTTAGTGGGAGATACTACTTCTTATGCTAGCAAGCTTGCTACTACTTCTACAGATGATTACGATAGCAAAATTAAACAATTCAAAGAGCGTGCAGATCAGACTTTCTATGATATGTATATAAACCCGAATGGATTAAGGAAAGCAGTATTTAACAACAAAGTAGATACAAGAATAGAAGCTTTAAAAGGAGATATGACCGTTGTTTCTACTACCCAGCAAGCAGATACATCTTCATTAAAGTTTGTAGGATACTTCTTTGAAAACATAGCAGGAGATGGAAACATCCACATATACTTCAAAGATGGAAGTGGAAATGTAAGAGACTTAGGAGCTGTAACTTATATTAGGGGTAAAGGATACCTCTGGTATATGGCTAAAGTAGCTATAGGAGTTAAACCTTTAGGGACTTTTTATTCTCAATACCGTAAATTCTGTGCTTCCAAAGACCCTACTAAAGAGGATTTAGTAATAACAGGATACTGTAGTAGTTATAGTGCTATAGATGGTAGTTGTGAGCATATAACATGGTCAGCTCCTTCTTGTCCTGAAGGATATGTAGAAACGACATCTACCAAATCCTATAATGTAGAAGACAGAGGAGGAAGTGGAAGCTATATCATAAGCACTTCCATAACCACTCCATCTGGAAACATACTTCCTGTTAAGGTGTATCAAAGTTTATGGGGTGGTAGAGTTGAAGTTTGTGGTTATACTGTAGGAACACTTCCAGATCACGGAGACGATTATTCTGATACTCTTGTTTACTACGACCCAGTAGAAGGTGTATGGAAGGGAGGAGGAGCAGAAAGTAGGGTCAACTTTGGAGTTTCAGGTAAAAACTTATACTTTGACTGTAATGGACATAGCTATATGGTGCTAAGTGGAAAGATAATTGAAATCAACTAAGAGGGGGAACAATTTTTCCTTACTTCCCCCTCTTCCACTTCATTCACACCTTCACATCAAGTCTTTATCAACTAAGTTTCCTACATCATCACAAACTAATTCATTATTCCAATGAGTATCTTCAAAAGCTTTCCACATTTCTCCAAAAACTGTCTTCACAAAGTTGGTGTAGTTAGGAAGTGTAGAGTTATAGCTTTCTACAAAGTTTTGGAAATTACAAAGTTCAAGCTTAGGTGAAGATGCGTAAGCTGGGGATGTGTAAGGGTAGATAAGAGATAGTCCAGAACCTACCACATTCTCATTATATCCACCTTGCATATCAAGATTGAGATACCTTGTGTAAAGTTCATCATTCGCTTTCACTTGGTTGTAAACATTAAGGAAATTGAGGGAGTTTTGGACTGTGTTGTTGTCAAAGGAAGGAGAGAGATATTGAGGAGGATTATCAAATCCATTAAAAACCAAATATTCCACTGCTTGATCTGGTGTTGCACCTAATTCAAGCAATCTTGTAGCTAATCCTGTCCTTGTAATTAAGTAAAGCAAATCGTATCCTAACCTATTGTTTACACTTCCTCCATACTCAGAATGATAGTTAATTCCTTCTTTAACAGTCCAAGAAGTAGCATTATCTAATTCTACTGCTATTACATCAGAAGAAAAATCAAAACTTGAAAGTATATTTCCCCAAAATCCAATATTTTCTGCAAATGCACTAAGAGAAGAATTACTAGCAAAGCTATAAAATACCTCATACAACTGTCCATTTT
Protein-coding regions in this window:
- a CDS encoding class I SAM-dependent DNA methyltransferase, encoding MVAKLKELENHLWNSATALWGAIDPAKYKDIVLGIVFLKYLSDAFEKRRNELLEETKNPNSELYCETEEEREEILNDKDEYRSVGVYYIPEKARWSYLIEKATQPEIPKLLDEAMIAIEKENPTLKGVLPKEYVRSQIPPEKLGQLLNIFNNINYEDHIENKDESIGDVFGTIYSYFMRQFSQKLGQKGGEFFTPQCVVKLMVELIEPLEGRVYDPACGSGGMFVQSAKFVKEHRGKPLSIYGQELNPATVRICKMNLAIHGLPIDNIKQGDTLSNDLHKTLKADYIITNPPFNYNNYNSSELEGDVRFKYGMVPRDPNKPKSGNANFLWIQHFIYHLADKGICATIMANGSLSAGGKEGEIRKAIIEDDLVDCIIALPNKLFYTTQIPACIWILAKDKADPRFRNRKGEVLFIDARELYKAVSRNLNELTDEHIQKIASTYRSYRGEKGYPEYKDIKGFCKVATIDEIRENDYILTPGRYVGVKDIEEDSEPFEEKMERLTKQLAEQFRKSRELEEKIKQNLAKLGFKVE
- a CDS encoding deaminase; this encodes MEDLKKFIEMSETILEDDDNKSKVDAFVKAIEDYKTLYNRSVVEEILKKGIISSSKCLKREEEDNFFFYRNRTLQELGRFLRRLGNKVIDFEIGPVFWLAELVRRCIKILSEYRDGKFVKGRFVIDALRNPFEIEYFRNRYSNFYLFSILASKNVRRRRLKEKILLSDEEIKQLQGIENKVPSSKEELYEQNINFCVGKGDVFINNDDVSITLLTYQLGKYIALILNPGLVTPTKDEIFMQVAFTARYASGCISRQVGAVVTGKDGYVRGVGWNDVPEKQIPCLYRTLEELEDTSEVAGNLVFSDYELSSDFKNFALNEFEYNRKKWNKNFPFCFKDIQNQKEVNEKIKEAKKRIETMSLGVKGVEELKKIIDDFKNFKNPTRERALHAEENAFLQAAKVGGMSVAGGTLYSTDSPCQLCAKKSRQLFIERIVYIDDYPDISKDHTLCSGKEKTRPKIEMFSGAIGQAYFKLYAPFIPRRDELKLIL
- a CDS encoding clostripain-related cysteine peptidase, which encodes PSSKRVLILWNHGDAWRNLKARNTEKIFKSAAYDETSDDLLYMYELKKALENITDNGTKPFDVIGFDECLMGEFTTLTLLKDYANVIVASPEYELGDGWGDVWGKLPTWYEQGLDTWTIAKNIVDGYIEYWKANPPYVPLAYPQDIGLTAIKTTALESLRQAFEQFAGSLYQTALNEVENGQLYEVFYSFASNSSLSAFAENIGFWGNILSSFDFSSDVIAVELDNATSWTVKEGINYHSEYGGSVNNRLGYDLLYLITRTGLATRLLELGATPDQAVEYLVFNGFDNPPQYLSPSFDNNTVQNSLNFLNVYNQVKANDELYTRYLNLDMQGGYNENVVGSGLSLIYPYTSPAYASSPKLELCNFQNFVESYNSTLPNYTNFVKTVFGEMWKAFEDTHWNNELVCDDVGNLVDKDLM